One Pagrus major chromosome 15, Pma_NU_1.0 DNA window includes the following coding sequences:
- the stpg4 gene encoding protein STPG4 gives MSRGGNRTDKGDDKVDLCGRGSWWLGTLKDTPVPGLYHVRDFIEEAELNPVRKTYGFKGVGRKPNTLGVRKGDLLLPGAYNYTDSIQEVLMHPASYSFKNCPRPDIVTLGIRDKHINTSPCDYNVTAKPVEKIPCKHVMFRSTVQRITFPPKEGPAPCHYNPRTRPVRGITSCFKSTLPRLHCEHSKTPGPGAYEPCWKLGDHLDTEAIDPSFSLFFRNTV, from the exons ATGTCCAGGGGTGGTAATAGAACAGATAAG GGTGATGACAAGGTGGACCTGTGTGGCCGGGGGAGCTGGTGGCTGGGAACACTGAAA GACACACCCGTCCCTGGTCTCTATCATGTCCGGGACTTCATCGAAGAGGCTGAACTGAACCCAGTGAGGAAGACCTATGGGTTCAAAGGTGTGGGCAGAAAACCCAACACTCTGGGTGTACGTAAGGGGGATTTGCTTCTACCCGGGGCTTACAACTACACTGACTCCATCCAGGAAGTCCTGATGCACCCGGCGTCCTACTCTTTCAAAAATTGTCCACGGCCCGACATCGTCACCCTGGGTATCAGGGACAAG CATATAAACACTTCACCGTGCGACTACAATGTGACAGCAAAACCAGTGGAGAAGATTCCCTGCAA gCATGTGATGTTTCGGTCAACCGTGCAGCGGATCACCTTTCCACCT AAGGAGGGACCTGCTCCGTGCCACTATAATCCACGGACCAGACCAGTGAGAGGCATCACTTCCTGCTTCAAATCCACATTGCCGCGGCTCCACTGTGAGCACTCA AAAACCCCAGGACCCGGCGCCTACGAACCTTGCTGGAAGTTGGGTGACCATCTCGACACAGAGGCCATAGACCCATCATTTAGCCTCTTCTTCCGCAACACTGTCTAG
- the calm2a gene encoding calmodulin 2a (phosphorylase kinase, delta), with product MADQLTEEQIAEFKEAFSLFDKDGDGTITTKELGTVMRSLGQNPTEAELQDMINEVDADGNGTIDFPEFLTMMARKMKDTDSEEEIREAFRVFDKDGNGYISAAELRHVMTNLGEKLTDEEVDEMIREADIDGDGQVNYEEFVQMMTAK from the exons ATG gctGATCAACTTACAGAAGAGCAGATTGCTG AATTCAAGGAGGCATTTTCGCTCTTTGACAAGGATGGAGATGGCACCATCACCACCAAAGAGCTGGGCACAGTCATGCGCTCTCTGGGCCAGAACCCCACAGAGGCGGAGCTGCAGGACATGATCAATGAAGTGGATGCTGATG GAAATGGAACGATAGACTTCCCAGAGTTCCTGACCATGATGGCCAGGAAGATGAAGGACacagacagtgaggaggagatcAGAGAAGCATTCCGTGTCTTTGACAAG GATGGCAATGGATACATCAGTGCTGCTGAGCTGCGCCATGTGATGACAAACCTTGGGGAGAAGCTGACTGATGAGGAAGTGGACGAAATGATCAGAGAAGCAGACATTGATGGAGATGGACAGGTCAACTATGAAG AGTTCGTACAAATGATGACGGCGAAGTGA